The Thermobispora bispora DSM 43833 genome window below encodes:
- a CDS encoding catalase, protein MTDRPTTTTDAGIPAPSDEFSLSVGPNGPLLLQDHYLIQKMAHFNRERVPERVVHAKGGGAYGILQITEDVSQFTKAKLFQKGKETELFVRFSTVAGELGSADTVRDPRGFALKFYTEDGNYDIVGNNTPIFFIRDPQKFSDFIHSQKRRADNHLRDHNMQWDFWTLSPESAHQVTFLFTDRGTPRTWRNMHGYGSHTFLWYNAAGEKYWVKYHFKTEQGIENFTDAEAKAMVSEDPDFHIRDLYNAIKRGDHPSWKVNVQIMPFEEAADYRFNPFDLTKVWPHSDYPEITIGRIILTRNPENYFAEVEQAAFEPSNMVPGVGPSPDKMLQARLFSYPDTHRYRIGPNYNQLPVNQPKVPVHSYNFDGPMRYKNPTDPVYAPNSYGGPVADPSLYEGESYHISGEIIRSAYTKHREDDDFVQPRALWENVLSETDREHLVSNIVTHASAPEVTGEMKKRIVEYWTNVHKDLGQAVAKGLGVS, encoded by the coding sequence GCGGGTCCCCGAGCGGGTGGTGCACGCCAAGGGCGGGGGCGCGTACGGCATCCTGCAGATCACGGAGGACGTCAGCCAGTTCACCAAGGCCAAGCTGTTCCAGAAGGGCAAGGAGACCGAGCTCTTCGTCCGGTTCTCCACGGTCGCCGGTGAGCTGGGCAGCGCCGACACGGTCCGGGACCCCCGCGGCTTCGCGCTGAAGTTCTACACCGAGGACGGCAACTACGACATCGTCGGCAACAACACGCCGATCTTCTTCATCCGCGACCCGCAGAAGTTCTCCGACTTCATCCACTCCCAGAAGCGGCGCGCCGACAACCACCTGCGCGACCACAACATGCAGTGGGACTTCTGGACGCTCTCCCCGGAGTCGGCGCACCAGGTGACCTTCCTCTTCACCGACCGCGGCACCCCGCGCACCTGGCGCAACATGCACGGGTACGGCTCGCACACCTTCCTCTGGTACAACGCGGCCGGTGAGAAGTACTGGGTGAAGTACCACTTCAAGACCGAGCAGGGCATCGAGAACTTCACCGACGCCGAGGCCAAGGCGATGGTCTCCGAGGACCCGGACTTCCACATCCGGGACCTCTACAACGCGATCAAGCGCGGCGACCACCCCTCCTGGAAGGTGAACGTGCAGATCATGCCCTTCGAGGAGGCCGCCGACTACCGCTTCAACCCGTTCGACCTCACCAAGGTCTGGCCGCACTCGGACTACCCCGAGATCACGATCGGCCGGATCATCCTCACCCGGAACCCGGAGAACTACTTCGCCGAGGTCGAGCAGGCCGCGTTCGAGCCGTCCAACATGGTCCCGGGCGTCGGCCCGTCGCCCGACAAGATGCTGCAGGCCCGGCTGTTCTCCTACCCGGACACCCACCGCTACCGCATCGGCCCCAACTACAACCAGCTCCCGGTCAACCAGCCGAAGGTGCCGGTGCACAGCTACAACTTCGACGGGCCGATGCGCTACAAGAACCCGACCGACCCGGTCTACGCGCCGAACAGCTACGGCGGCCCGGTGGCGGACCCCTCGCTCTACGAGGGCGAGAGCTACCACATCTCCGGCGAGATCATCCGTAGCGCCTACACCAAGCACCGGGAGGACGACGACTTCGTCCAGCCGCGGGCGCTGTGGGAGAACGTGCTCTCCGAGACCGACCGGGAGCACCTGGTCAGCAACATCGTCACCCACGCCTCCGCCCCCGAGGTCACCGGCGAGATGAAGAAGCGCATCGTCGAGTACTGGACCAACGTCCACAAGGACCTCGGCCAGGCCGTGGCGAAGGGTCTGGGCGTCTCCTGA
- a CDS encoding Rieske (2Fe-2S) protein produces MDEKTRPPRTHRLTRMVPSPEFLRGLERTTTLDAPIRAISKTLRTRLGPGRLRDMLHGVPFGHPLHPALAMVSLGCWVSTAVLDVTKADPRASRALIATGLGTALPTAAAGITDWSTLHLEQQRVGVFHALSNLAAAALYTGSLLMRLGGRERTGRVLAFAGLGAVSIGGFLGGHLAYRQAAGANHAESVGHLTLLGWHDLCLLKDLPDGRPVRRQLGYIDLVVLRLGDTVHVLADGCSHLAGPLHQGRVTVEEGEPCIVCPWHGSTFRVSDGSVVHGPATSPQPAFETRLRHDGVVQVRPAM; encoded by the coding sequence ATGGACGAGAAGACCAGACCGCCACGGACGCACCGGCTGACGCGCATGGTTCCGTCCCCGGAGTTCCTCAGAGGCCTCGAGCGCACCACCACCCTCGACGCACCCATCCGGGCGATCAGCAAGACGCTCCGGACGAGGCTCGGCCCTGGACGGCTGCGCGACATGCTGCACGGCGTCCCGTTCGGCCACCCGCTCCACCCCGCGCTCGCCATGGTGAGCCTTGGGTGCTGGGTCTCCACCGCCGTGCTCGACGTCACCAAGGCCGATCCCCGCGCCTCGCGCGCGCTGATCGCCACCGGCCTCGGCACCGCCCTCCCCACGGCGGCCGCCGGGATCACCGACTGGTCCACGCTCCACCTGGAGCAGCAGCGGGTCGGGGTCTTCCACGCCCTCAGCAACCTCGCCGCCGCCGCCCTCTACACCGGCTCGCTCCTCATGCGGCTCGGCGGCCGGGAGCGGACGGGCCGCGTGCTCGCGTTCGCGGGGCTCGGCGCGGTGAGCATCGGCGGGTTCCTCGGCGGGCACCTCGCCTACCGGCAGGCGGCCGGGGCGAACCACGCCGAGTCGGTCGGCCACCTCACCCTGCTCGGCTGGCACGACCTCTGTCTGCTCAAGGACCTCCCCGACGGGCGCCCCGTCCGGCGCCAGCTCGGCTACATCGACCTCGTCGTCCTCCGCCTCGGCGACACCGTGCACGTGCTCGCCGACGGGTGCTCCCACCTCGCGGGCCCGCTCCACCAGGGCCGCGTCACCGTCGAGGAGGGCGAGCCGTGCATCGTCTGCCCGTGGCACGGCAGCACGTTCCGCGTCAGCGACGGCTCCGTCGTGCACGGCCCGGCCACCTCGCCCCAGCCCGCGTTCGAGACCCGGTTACGGCACGACGGCGTGGTCCAGGTCCGCCCGGCCATGTGA
- a CDS encoding DUF397 domain-containing protein, with product MHESDLSQLSWRKSSRSAMNGACVEVAVLPDGRVGVRDSKNRSGPVLVFTPAEWRAFIGGVKDGEFDL from the coding sequence ATGCACGAAAGTGATCTATCCCAGCTCTCCTGGCGGAAGAGCAGCCGGAGCGCGATGAACGGCGCCTGTGTCGAGGTCGCCGTGCTCCCGGACGGCCGGGTCGGGGTTCGCGACAGCAAGAACCGGAGCGGACCCGTCCTCGTCTTCACCCCGGCCGAGTGGAGAGCGTTCATCGGCGGGGTGAAGGACGGCGAGTTCGACCTCTGA
- a CDS encoding helix-turn-helix domain-containing protein, translated as MPDRSSPTVRRRRLGQELRRLREQAELTGDQVAARLGWSAAKLSRIETARTVPRRSDVEALLMIYMVDSEQRHELLALHRDASRKGWWEKYRDTLPEEYTTFLGLEAEATVARHWEPQIVPGLFQTEAYVHALMESSQRSTLQAPGDLRDRIQVRMARQEAILSAERPQTLSVVVEESVLLRRFGDSAVMREQLQRLIEVSELPNVDLRVLPLDADHCINTGAFIHLTLPEYHDVVYLEALLGGRLLEDEQIVYRYEVAFDYLKGRALDADASRKLIAKTIGRWK; from the coding sequence ATGCCGGACCGCAGCAGCCCCACTGTTCGGCGGCGGCGGCTCGGGCAGGAACTGCGCCGGTTACGGGAGCAGGCCGAACTCACCGGTGATCAGGTGGCGGCCCGGCTGGGGTGGTCGGCGGCGAAGCTGAGCCGGATCGAGACCGCGCGGACCGTGCCACGCAGAAGCGATGTTGAGGCGCTTCTGATGATCTACATGGTAGATTCGGAGCAACGCCACGAGCTGCTCGCCTTGCACCGGGACGCCAGCCGAAAGGGCTGGTGGGAGAAGTACCGCGACACCCTGCCCGAGGAGTACACCACCTTCCTGGGGCTCGAGGCGGAGGCCACGGTGGCACGGCACTGGGAACCCCAGATCGTGCCGGGTCTGTTCCAGACCGAGGCCTACGTGCACGCGCTGATGGAGAGCAGCCAGCGGAGCACGCTCCAGGCTCCGGGAGACCTTCGAGACCGGATCCAGGTCAGGATGGCCAGGCAGGAGGCCATCCTCTCAGCGGAGCGCCCTCAGACGCTCTCCGTTGTGGTGGAAGAGTCCGTCCTGCTGCGCAGGTTCGGCGACAGCGCGGTGATGCGGGAGCAGCTCCAGCGCCTCATCGAGGTGAGCGAGCTGCCCAACGTCGACCTGCGCGTCCTGCCGCTGGACGCGGACCATTGCATAAACACCGGGGCGTTCATCCACCTCACGCTGCCGGAGTACCACGATGTGGTGTATCTGGAGGCACTGCTCGGAGGCCGGCTGCTTGAGGATGAGCAGATCGTCTACCGCTACGAGGTCGCCTTCGACTATCTGAAGGGCCGGGCCCTCGATGCGGACGCGTCCCGGAAGCTCATAGCGAAGACCATCGGCCGCTGGAAGTGA
- a CDS encoding sulfite exporter TauE/SafE family protein, whose amino-acid sequence MSPLEAFFVFLAGVGAGGINTVVGSGSLITFPTLLAVGLPPVVANVSNNIGLVPGGVTGVVGYRPELKGQRERLLRLGSASVLGSLAGGLLLLWLPESAFRFIVPVLIGLACVLVIVQPRLNQWLLRLRVHPHGGPWLWLGVLAAGVYGGYFGAAQGVVLIGLLGSFLDDDLQRINAAKNVLALLANTTAALLFVLIAPVDWMAVLMVALGTSVGGYLGARIGRRLPTPILRAFIVIVGIAAIVKLIA is encoded by the coding sequence GTGTCGCCGCTGGAGGCGTTCTTCGTCTTCTTGGCCGGGGTGGGCGCCGGCGGCATCAACACGGTCGTGGGGTCGGGCTCGCTCATCACCTTCCCGACCCTGCTCGCGGTGGGCCTGCCGCCGGTGGTCGCGAACGTCTCCAACAACATCGGGCTGGTCCCGGGCGGCGTCACCGGCGTGGTGGGCTACCGCCCGGAGCTCAAGGGCCAGCGGGAGCGGCTGCTCCGGCTGGGGAGCGCCTCCGTGCTCGGCTCGCTCGCCGGCGGGCTGCTGCTGCTCTGGCTCCCCGAGTCCGCCTTCCGGTTCATCGTGCCCGTGCTCATCGGGCTCGCCTGCGTGCTGGTCATCGTGCAGCCGCGGCTCAACCAGTGGCTGCTGCGGCTGCGCGTCCACCCGCACGGCGGGCCGTGGCTGTGGCTGGGCGTGCTCGCCGCGGGCGTGTACGGCGGGTACTTCGGCGCGGCGCAAGGGGTCGTGCTCATCGGGCTGCTCGGCAGCTTCCTCGACGACGACCTGCAGCGGATCAACGCGGCCAAGAACGTGCTCGCCCTGCTCGCGAACACGACGGCGGCCCTGCTCTTCGTGCTCATCGCGCCGGTCGACTGGATGGCCGTGCTGATGGTGGCGCTCGGCACGTCCGTGGGCGGCTACCTCGGCGCGCGGATCGGCCGCCGGCTGCCCACCCCGATCCTGCGGGCCTTCATCGTCATCGTCGGGATCGCCGCGATCGTGAAGCTGATCGCATGA